A window of Yoonia sp. SS1-5 genomic DNA:
GTTACCGGCAGCAAGCTCGCGCCCAAGCTGGATCGAATCTCGCCCTTGTCAGGCATCAAGAATAAATTCGGGCGACAGGGCCTTTTTGAGTTCTTCAAGAGCACGATCAAACTGATCATCTACGGCGTGATCATGGCATTGTTTCTAAATGCCCAGTTGGACAAGATGATCGGAAGCATGCAATTGCCGCCCGCGGTCATTGTCGCCGAGCTTGGGCGGATTCTCGTGCAATTGATGCTGATTGTCCTGGTTGTTGCGGCAGTCTTGGGGGGTATTGATTACCTCTGGCAGCGGGCGGAACACATTCGCAAAAACCGCATGAGCCGCAAGGAAATGATGGAGGAGCACAAGCAAGCCGAAGGCGATCCGATGATGAAACAGCAACGTCGGCAGCGCGCCCACGAAATTGCCATGAACAAGATGCTGGCAGACGTACCAACAGCCGACGTCATCATCGTGAATCCAACCCACTTTTCTGTCGCCCTTAAATGGGATCGCAGCGCGGGCGGCGCCCCCATTTGCGTGGCAAAAGGGGTCGACGAAATCGCGGCGCGTATCAGGGAAATGGCGCATGAACATGCTGTTCCGATCCATTCGGATCCACCGACAGCCCGGGCACTGCATGCAAGCGTGGAAATCGGCGAGGAGATCGCGCCAGATCACTACCGTGCTGTTGCTGCAGCGATCCGGTTTGCCGAAAGCATCAAGCAGAAGGCGCGCAGATCGTGAGCAAATCGACACAGATTGCCAGGTTGGGCGAAGTCGCAAAACTGCGTTTGCAGGTGGTACAGGCCGAAATGAATGATCTGGTGAACCAGGCAAATGGGTTGCGACGTAATCTTGACCAGTTGGTTGAAAGCAAGCACGCGCTTGCGCGTGCAGATCGCCAAACAGATGATCCTGCCCTTGCAGCTGGCGCAGACATCAGGTGGCAGAAATGGGCCGACCAACGTCGCGCTGCGATCAATACAGAGTTGGCGCAAGTCATGGCCAGACAAGATGTTTGCCGGCGGCGGCTGAAACATGCTTTTGGTCAAGACCAGGCAGCGGATCAATTGTTGGCGCAGCAGATAGTTGAAGAACAGGTCAGGCGTCGCCGAAAGATCGACTACGAATCCTGACGCAAGATATCCACGATCAAGACATCTGTGACCTGCGGGCCCGCGATGGTCCGCGCGACGCGCTGCAATTCACTGCGCAATGCCCGCATGTTGGTCCCTGACGTGAAATTCCCGGAAAATCCGCCGATATTGGCGTGATCAAACATGACCTGCAGGAACCCGTCCCGCAGTTTGGGCTCGACCGCGAAAACGGTTGTACGCGCGCCAGCCTCGACCTCGACACTCAGAGACATCACAACCATCGCAGCCACCGCGCCGTTTTCGATGACTGGAACGATAAATTGATTGTTCAGCTTGGCATATTCCTTGTCGCCGGTGGATTCGTCTGCAGCTGGGGGTTTTTCAGCTGTCGCCTTATCTTCACCCGGCGCATCCTCGCCTTCTTCTGCTGTTTCGGTGGGGGCAGGTTTCAATACCAGCCCCGCGGCAACACCACCACCCACGCCCAACAAAAGCAGAATTAGCGGCAACAACAATTTCATCATCAGGCGGCTCCGATCAGGTCAAAACGGCAGGGTGGCTTCGAGGATTTGCTGACCGTAGCGTGGCTGCTGCATGTCAGTGATCTGGCCACGGCCCCCATATGAAATCCGCGCAGAGGCAATCTTGTCATAGGTGATTTCATTCTGGCGGGTGATGTCTTCTGGCCTGACATAGCCAGTGACCATCAACTCGCGCAGTTCGAAATTGACCCGCACCTCTTGCTGACCGACAATTGCAAGAACGCCATTCGGCAGCACATCAATGATCGTTGCGGCCACCCGAAGGGTCAGTTTTTCATTGCGACGCACGCTGCCATCGCCCGAGGTTGAACTGGACGAGCTAAGGTCGACGAGGTCGGCCGATGACGCGCCTTCAGGCAACCGCGGATCAATCCGTTGTGGAATGCCCAGGAGTTGTGGAATCCCGGCCTGCTGAGATGCCGACCTGGATCTGTCGGTCGAGTTGGAAATCTCGGCCCGGTCGTCGATTTCGATAACCACTGTCATGATATCGCCGCGCTGCATGGCCCGACGATCACCCAGCAGTGATCCGCGCGCACCCGTCCATAGCGATGCGCGCGATGATGGGGCCAGCGCAGTCGCCTGAATGGCAGCCGGAGTGCCGGGATCAATCATTGCATTGCGTTCAATCGCCCGATCCATCGGTGAAAATGGTGGCGGTTTTCCCACAGGGGTGCTGCTGCATCCGCAAACAAGAAGCAGGGCAAGAGATGCGATAGCCTTCTTCAACGCCTTACCGTGCAACATAACCCGCCCCATCCGTGCCAATCTGTGCCGTGACCGTACTGCGCGAGCTGAGGTTCATCACCCGGATGATGTCACCCGGACCGCCGCGGCCCAGCGCCCTGCCTTCTGTCGAAATCATCAGACCGTTGCGCTGATAGTGCAAAAAAATGATCTGGTTTCGTTCGACCACTGCCGGAAAACCGACATCGCCGGGACGAATGGGCCGACCGGCGTAAAGCGCCACGCGCGCCTCCATGCCGATAATGGTTGCAGGGTCCTTGACCCCGCCCGGAATATCCCGCTCGTGCATGACGATGTCATCGGGCATGATTAGCGATTGTGCGGGGATGGTCCGGGCAGCGACCACTGTGTCCGCGAAGGATGCGCCAGGTATCAAAAGCCAAAGAAGAACCGCCCACCTCATCTTAGCTGGACCATTGCGCTAAGCATCTGATCCGCAGCTGTGATCACCTTTGAATTCAGCTCGTACCCGCGCTGCGCCTCAATCAGATCGGTCACCTCGCGCACCGGGTCGACAGAGCTGTCTTCCAGATATCCTTGCCGAAGGACCCCCAGACCATCCGTGCCGGGCGTCGCGACCGCCGATGGCCCGGAAGCCGGTGTTTCAAGGAACAGATTGGACCCAATCGCCGCTAGCCCCTTGGCATTGGTAAAGCCTGCCAGGGAGAATTGGCCGAGCAGTTGTGGCTGCACCTGATCGTTGAAGTAGCCATAAACCTCCCCCTCTGCATTGATGGAAATGGAGCGGGTGTCGCGTGGAATGGTGATATCTGGCACAACCGGATACCCATCGGACGTTACAATCTGTCCGTCGCCGGTCAATTTCAGCCCGCCATCACGCGTGTAGGCCGAAACGCCCGACGGCAGGGTTACTTCCAGATAACCATCACCCTCGATCGCGAGGTCGAGATCACCGCCAGTTGCCGCCAGCGATCCCTGGCTCAGCATCACGGAAATTGCGCTGGACCGGACCCCGAGTCCAAGCTGAACGCCGGTGGGCAGCACCGTCCCGTCGGATGCATTGATCGTTCCTGGCCGGGCAAGTTGTTGATAGTGAAGATCGGCAAACTCCGCCCGGCGGGCGTTGTAGCCAGTCGTATTCATATTGGCGAGGTTGTTTGAAATCACCTCAACCCGCATTTGTTGCGCCGACATACCAGCGGCAGCTATTTTCAAGGCACGCATGTTATTTCTCCTTTATCGGCGAATTGCCTGGATGACGCTGCGAATGCGCTCATCCTCTTTGTCCATAAAACTTTGGCCCAGCTCATAGGCGCGCTGCACCTCGATCATGCGGCTGACCTGCAAGATCGGATTGACGTTGGAATCTTCCAAAAAGCCCTGCAGCATCCGGCCATCCAGGGCAGGTTCAAAACCGCCACGGGCGTCAAACATCACGCCGCCTTCGCGGATCATCTGGTTGGGATCGACCGGTACAACCAACCCGATCTGTCCAATCGGCTGGCCGCCGGCACTGATCGTTCCGTCGGGTCCAATCCCGATTTGACCAACGCCCTGCGGTACAAAAACCGGGGCACCGCCCGCATCCAGAACAGGATAGCCATCCGCCGTCACCAGATCGCCGTTTTCATTTGGGCCGAACGCACCCGCGCGGGTCAGCCGCTGCCCATTTGGGCTTTCGACCAGAAAGAACCCGTCCCCCTCAATCGCAAGGTCAAACCGACCACCGGTTTGCGACAGGCTGCCCTGCTGCATCACGGTATCGCGCACCGCCGCAGTCGCCATTGAAAGCGAACTTGCATCCGGCCCAAGCGCTTTGACATGTTCGGAAAACATAACGCCCTCGGCCCGGAACCCCGTCGTTGATGTGTTCGCAATATTGTTGGCGAGTGTCCGCAACTCGTTCATCAAGCCCGATTGCCGGGTGAGCGCGGTATATGATGCGTTATCCATTTTCAGCCTCCGGCTATGATCGGGACGAGCGTGTCCTTGAACAAGCTCACCAGGGTTTCGGACATGAAGGCCATGCTCAGCCAGAAAACAGCGACGATTGCAGCCAGCTTGGGGACAAATGTCAGCGTCATTTCCTGAATTGAGGTCAGCGCCTGAAATAGGCCCACGATCAGACCAGCCATCAACGCAACTGTCAGGATCGGGATGGAAATCACAAACGCGACCCACAGGCCCTGCCGCAACGTGTCGTAGAAAAGCGCCTCATCCATCAGACGGGCATACGCAAAATCTCTTGATAGGCCTCAACCACCTTGTCCCGCACGGTAACCGCGGTCTGCACGGCCAGTTCGGTTTGTGCCAAGGCCTGGACCAGCGCATGCGGATCAGCACCGCTGGTCATGGCCTGCATTGCCGTTGCCTCGCTTGCCTTGAGGGTCGACATGAAATCCTGTGACGCACCCATAATAGCGGCGCCACCACCAGTTTCAGCGGGCGACGTTACTGATTTACTAGCCGCATAATTCTGGGCGACAAGAGCGCTAATATCCATCACATATCTCCTTTAGTTTCTTAGCAGGTCCATCAGGGCAGACGACATTTGTCGCACCTGATCGAACATTTTTAGGTTTGCCTCGTAGCTGCGTTGCGCCTCGCGGGCGTCCGCAATTTCGACCAGCAAATTGACGTTGGACCCGTCGTAATGCCCGCTGGCATCCGCCAGCGGATTTGCAGGGTCATAGATGCGTGTCAGTTCGGTTTGATCCAGGCGCATCGGGCCGGTGACGACGGCGCCTGACCGCATGCCTTGTGCCACTTCTTCCTCGAAGGATATGACCTTGCGCTGATACCCCGGCGTATCGGTATTTGCGATATTTTCCGATACGTGCCGCAGGCGACTGGCTTGCGCCTTCATCCCGCTTGCGGCAACCGACATGGCGTTACTGAAATCAGTCATGTTTACGTCCTTATGACCTGCCTAATGTGGTACGCAGCACTGTCATGGCGTGGCGATAAACAGCCAGCGCCCGATCGTGTTCGCGGCTGATAGCGACAGAGTTCAACAACTCTTCTTCCAGTGAGACCGTGTTGCCATTTGGCGCGGGCTCGCTACCGGCTGCGGCCAGTTCAACCTGTGCCACACCGATGGCGCTACCCGAAACATGGCCACTGCGCGTCGTCCGCATCTGCGTGGCGCCCGTCGATTGATATGTTTCTGAAAAGGGTGCAATGGCCTGCGCCTGAAAACCCGGCGTATCGGCATTGGCAATATTTTGCGCAACAATCGCCTGGCGTGCGCCTGCATGGCGCGCCATCGCTGTTGCCGTCTGGAATATATCCAGTGAATCAAACATCGGGGCTTCTCCCTCGGTTCCTGAAACGAATGATTAAGGCTGATTCCTTAAGAAGACGTGAGTGGTTAACGGGAAGAGGCGATTATGGCAGAAAAAATTCTAGCGCAGATCACCAGCGCCATCGCAGACCTCAAGGCAACGCATCCTGTGGGACGGGTGACTGCAGTTGCGGCCGGTACGGTTCAAGTTTCGGGAGTTTCCGCGGTCGCCCGCGTGGGTGATCGCGCGGAAATCCATACGGCATCACGTGCAATTTCCGGCGAGGTCGTCAGGCTGGAACCGGATGTCGCACATATCCTGACCGATGGGTTGGCCGATGGTATTTGTATCAACGATAGGGTCGTGTTGAAGGCACCCCCCAAATTTGCGCCCGATATCAGTTGGATTGGGCGGGTGATTGACCCGGACGGCGTGCCTATTGATGGCAAAACCCTTTTGCCGGGGTTGACGCAGCGCAATTTGCGCATGCTCCCCCCGCCGCGCATCAACGGCGCCCGATGGGGGAACGGCTGGAAACGGGAATCGCTGTTTTCAACACCTTGCTGCCTTTGGCCAAAGGGCAACGGATCGGCTTATTCGCCGGATCAGGTGTCGGAAAGTCCACGCTGATTGCTGATCTTGCCCGTGGCGTCGCGGCGGATGTCATCGTCATTGGTTTGGTGGGCGAGCGCGGCCGCGAATTGCGGCACTTTATCGAAGAGGTGCTAGGCGCGGAAGGAATGAAGAAGTCGGTTGTCGTTGCCGCGACCTCTGATCAGGCGCCGCAGGTTCGGCGCCGCTGTGCGTGGGCGGCGATGTCGGTGGCCGAATATTTTCGCGATGAGGGTCTGCAGGTCTTGCTATTGATGGATTCAGTCACCCGGTTTTGCGAGGCGCATCGGGAGGTTGCCGTCGCGGCCGGGGAAACCGCAAATCTCAGGGGGTTTCCTGCCACGACAGGCCCCTCCATCGCCGCGCTGTGCGAGCGGGCGGGCCCCGGCACAGGTCAAGGCGGTGATATCACCGCAGTTTTCACAGTTCTTGTGGCAGGATCCGACATGGAAGAACCAATAGCTGACATGCTGCGGGGCGTTTTAGACGGACACATCGTGCTGGATCGCGAAATTGCTGAACGCGGGCGCTTTCCGGCAATTGATGTTCTGCGCTCAGTCTCGCGCGCATTGCCTGGTGTTGCTACCGATCAGGAAAACACATTTATTTCCCAGGCACGTGGGGCACTTGGCACCTATGACAGATCTGCTTTGATGATCCAGGCGGGCCTCTATTCTGCTGGCTCAGACAAGGCGATTGACAACGCCATCGCGTGCGCGCCGGCGCTGGACGCTTTTCTGAGTATTAATGACGGTCGGGGGGCACAGGCTCATTTCGCCAAATTGCGGCAAGCACTGAGCAGCAGCCAAATGCATTCAGAGGCGGTTGGGAAACCAGCATAAGCTACCCAAACAAAGAGGGTGCTGACTGCAGAAGGGTCAACGCCGCCGAGCCGCCGGATACGGTGTTGATGCTTGCAGCCTCCGCACGCACCAGGAACATGCGTATCAGGTTTTCTTGCTGCTCCGGATCCTGAAAATCAGCGATTTTGTCGGTTCCAAAGACAGATCTCGAACGCTCTTGAAAAACGTCCAGCTGTTTGTCCAAATCAATACTGGCAATACTTGTCGGCAACCCAAGGGCGGTTTGGAATACGTTTCGTAAGGGCGGATTGCCCATGATCGAGAACCATTGCGCGGTCTCGCTTTGGGTTCGATCCAGAATGTCCGACAGACCATCCTCTACGTTCATTGCCAGACGCAAATCATTGTTCTGCTCACCCACCGCGCGCTCGAACTGACGCGTTTCAAAGCGCGCGATGATCTCGTCTGGAAAACTGGTCAGACTGGTCCGCGCCAGGATGCGGTCCCCAAAACCAAATGTGCGGGCGAAGTCAGCATAGCGCGGATCTGCCAGGCGGTTTGCCAATGCATCGTCATCCAACGTTCCCTCTTCCAGAATGGTTTGGATGAAGAAGCGGTTGTCGATGTCGTCGTCGAGCCCAAAGGCACCCAGCGCAACGGATAACAGCTGCCGATCACTGACCAATTGTTCCGCGGTTACGACGTCGGCGATATTTTCACGAAAATAGTCCGTCGCACGCATGATAGGCTGGCTAGTGCTGTAGGCCTGTTGCTGGTTGTCCAGCGTACGTTCCAAAAAACGCCAACCGACATATCCAGACAATGGAACAACCGGCTGAAACGTCATGACTGATGACCTGCCAACAACCGCGCCTCGCGTGGGAGCAGGTTTCGGAGTGTTTTCAGTGTGCGATAAAAATCCTTACGACCGACCGCCTCTGTCGCCGTATCCAACGTTGCCCGACTGTCATCGTCTCGCAGGGCTTGGCTTAGCTGTTCTATCCCGCGCATGATTTGATGGTACGCATCATCTTCTGCTACGTCGCCGGACAAGACCAACTGCGCGATATAACAGACGCGGCGGACCGGGGTGTTGACCTCATCAGGGCGAATGGCATCGCGCAATCTCAGGATATTGGCGTTTGGTGTCAGGATAGATAGTCTACTCCGCCGATCACCATTCTCGATGACCGCACCATTTACCAAAACACGCTCTTTTGGATTAAGCTTCAGAACCAGGCCCGACATAATCAGCCCTCCCGTCCGTTCAACCCACGTATGACGGCCGTATTGATTTCGATCAGTGGTCCGACATCAGCGGTACCACGAATGACATTCCGAGTGTGATGTTCCGTAAACTCTGCCAGATAGAATAGCTGCGCGCGGAGTTCCTGGGGAAGGCTGTTGTCCTTGTCGGCGACGCTGGCAGCCATTGTGATCCACATGCGGCGGTTTTCATGAAGTGCCGTCACCATTTGCGGATAGCTTGCGCCCGCACCTTGCGATGTTTTGCGTAAGCGGGCAGTGATTTGGCTTATCAGCTGCGCTTCAATGGAACGTTCGCTACGGACAGATACTTGGGTCGGGGCATAGGCTTGCCGGGCTTGCTCAATGACGTTCACGAGAGGTCCTTCCGGGACAAGATAGAACGAGGTGCGGTTTTACCGCACCGAATTTCATGGTGATGGCGCCGCTTTCACGGCGCCATCAGGTTCCTTTACCGGAACAGTGACAGGATCGTCTGCGGTGCCTGGTTCGCAATTGAGAGCGACTGCACACCCAGCTGCTGCTGAACCTGCAAGGCCTGCAAGCGGGCTGACGCCTCTTCCATATCGGCATCCACCAATGCGCCGATCCCGGACTTCAAGCTGTCTGTCAGGTTCGAGATGAACTCGGACTGTGTGTCAATCCGGCCTTGGCTTGAACCGAACTCAGCCGCAGCATCAATGGTGGTATCGATATAAGTCTCGATATTGGCCAAAGCGGCGGCAACACCCTCATCCGTCGTAACATCAAGGTTATCGAGCCCGACCAGGCCACCGGTTGCCGTACCACCGGCTGCACCGGAATCCAGCAGCGCAAGATCAGTCGCACTGTCATTGTCGATCTGCAAGACCCATGCACCAGTGTCAGCATCCTGTTTCACGTTGGTTGAGATGTTCGCTACACCAGCGCCGTCAATGACGGTCTTCAGGCCCCGCGCAACATCTTCAAAGGTTTCACCAGGACCAGCAACGTAGTCATAGTTTACCCCACCGATGGAGGCACGATAACCGTCGCCTTCAGCAACACCTGCCGTCGTCGAGAACGTCAGGGTCGAAGCA
This region includes:
- the flgH gene encoding flagellar basal body L-ring protein FlgH — its product is MLHGKALKKAIASLALLLVCGCSSTPVGKPPPFSPMDRAIERNAMIDPGTPAAIQATALAPSSRASLWTGARGSLLGDRRAMQRGDIMTVVIEIDDRAEISNSTDRSRSASQQAGIPQLLGIPQRIDPRLPEGASSADLVDLSSSSSTSGDGSVRRNEKLTLRVAATIIDVLPNGVLAIVGQQEVRVNFELRELMVTGYVRPEDITRQNEITYDKIASARISYGGRGQITDMQQPRYGQQILEATLPF
- the flbT gene encoding flagellar biosynthesis repressor FlbT; amino-acid sequence: MSGLVLKLNPKERVLVNGAVIENGDRRSRLSILTPNANILRLRDAIRPDEVNTPVRRVCYIAQLVLSGDVAEDDAYHQIMRGIEQLSQALRDDDSRATLDTATEAVGRKDFYRTLKTLRNLLPREARLLAGHQS
- a CDS encoding DUF1217 domain-containing protein → MTFQPVVPLSGYVGWRFLERTLDNQQQAYSTSQPIMRATDYFRENIADVVTAEQLVSDRQLLSVALGAFGLDDDIDNRFFIQTILEEGTLDDDALANRLADPRYADFARTFGFGDRILARTSLTSFPDEIIARFETRQFERAVGEQNNDLRLAMNVEDGLSDILDRTQSETAQWFSIMGNPPLRNVFQTALGLPTSIASIDLDKQLDVFQERSRSVFGTDKIADFQDPEQQENLIRMFLVRAEAASINTVSGGSAALTLLQSAPSLFG
- the flaF gene encoding flagellar biosynthesis regulator FlaF, producing the protein MNVIEQARQAYAPTQVSVRSERSIEAQLISQITARLRKTSQGAGASYPQMVTALHENRRMWITMAASVADKDNSLPQELRAQLFYLAEFTEHHTRNVIRGTADVGPLIEINTAVIRGLNGREG
- the flgA gene encoding flagellar basal body P-ring formation chaperone FlgA; amino-acid sequence: MRWAVLLWLLIPGASFADTVVAARTIPAQSLIMPDDIVMHERDIPGGVKDPATIIGMEARVALYAGRPIRPGDVGFPAVVERNQIIFLHYQRNGLMISTEGRALGRGGPGDIIRVMNLSSRSTVTAQIGTDGAGYVAR
- a CDS encoding flagellar type III secretion system protein FlhB — protein: MSGQDDDSDKQYEPTQKKLQDARKKGEIAKSTDLTTAAVYLGFLITMMTIGPLALIDLATAMSSLLRNADDLAVLWFSGSGMSLSGGIFSEVSWGFAPWFVIPAMLAIASIILQQSFIVTGSKLAPKLDRISPLSGIKNKFGRQGLFEFFKSTIKLIIYGVIMALFLNAQLDKMIGSMQLPPAVIVAELGRILVQLMLIVLVVAAVLGGIDYLWQRAEHIRKNRMSRKEMMEEHKQAEGDPMMKQQRRQRAHEIAMNKMLADVPTADVIIVNPTHFSVALKWDRSAGGAPICVAKGVDEIAARIREMAHEHAVPIHSDPPTARALHASVEIGEEIAPDHYRAVAAAIRFAESIKQKARRS
- the flgC gene encoding flagellar basal body rod protein FlgC, with product MTDFSNAMSVAASGMKAQASRLRHVSENIANTDTPGYQRKVISFEEEVAQGMRSGAVVTGPMRLDQTELTRIYDPANPLADASGHYDGSNVNLLVEIADAREAQRSYEANLKMFDQVRQMSSALMDLLRN
- a CDS encoding FlgB family protein — translated: MFDSLDIFQTATAMARHAGARQAIVAQNIANADTPGFQAQAIAPFSETYQSTGATQMRTTRSGHVSGSAIGVAQVELAAAGSEPAPNGNTVSLEEELLNSVAISREHDRALAVYRHAMTVLRTTLGRS
- the fliE gene encoding flagellar hook-basal body complex protein FliE: MDISALVAQNYAASKSVTSPAETGGGAAIMGASQDFMSTLKASEATAMQAMTSGADPHALVQALAQTELAVQTAVTVRDKVVEAYQEILRMPV
- a CDS encoding flagellar biosynthetic protein FliQ, whose product is MDEALFYDTLRQGLWVAFVISIPILTVALMAGLIVGLFQALTSIQEMTLTFVPKLAAIVAVFWLSMAFMSETLVSLFKDTLVPIIAGG
- a CDS encoding flagellar hook-basal body complex protein, with the protein product MDNASYTALTRQSGLMNELRTLANNIANTSTTGFRAEGVMFSEHVKALGPDASSLSMATAAVRDTVMQQGSLSQTGGRFDLAIEGDGFFLVESPNGQRLTRAGAFGPNENGDLVTADGYPVLDAGGAPVFVPQGVGQIGIGPDGTISAGGQPIGQIGLVVPVDPNQMIREGGVMFDARGGFEPALDGRMLQGFLEDSNVNPILQVSRMIEVQRAYELGQSFMDKEDERIRSVIQAIRR
- the flgG gene encoding flagellar basal-body rod protein FlgG; the encoded protein is MRALKIAAAGMSAQQMRVEVISNNLANMNTTGYNARRAEFADLHYQQLARPGTINASDGTVLPTGVQLGLGVRSSAISVMLSQGSLAATGGDLDLAIEGDGYLEVTLPSGVSAYTRDGGLKLTGDGQIVTSDGYPVVPDITIPRDTRSISINAEGEVYGYFNDQVQPQLLGQFSLAGFTNAKGLAAIGSNLFLETPASGPSAVATPGTDGLGVLRQGYLEDSSVDPVREVTDLIEAQRGYELNSKVITAADQMLSAMVQLR
- a CDS encoding flagellar basal body-associated FliL family protein codes for the protein MMKLLLPLILLLLGVGGGVAAGLVLKPAPTETAEEGEDAPGEDKATAEKPPAADESTGDKEYAKLNNQFIVPVIENGAVAAMVVMSLSVEVEAGARTTVFAVEPKLRDGFLQVMFDHANIGGFSGNFTSGTNMRALRSELQRVARTIAGPQVTDVLIVDILRQDS